One window of Cupriavidus oxalaticus genomic DNA carries:
- a CDS encoding nitrite reductase: MTRLARWLMSMALACGMQSALAHDPAALYGQHCATCHGADRLGGLGPALLPESLERLRPSELDTVLRDGRAATQMPAFGATLPAPELQALARWLRMAPAAAPQWSAGAIRASHVVMHAPGALPARPVFSADPQNLFVVVEAGSHHMTVLDGDRLAPIHRFATRFALHGGPKFSRDGRYVYMASRDGWVSKYDLWNLAYVAEIRVGINTRNVAVSDDGRWVLAGNTLPRTLVLLRADDLSLERVIDVKGLSGDVSRVSAVYDAAPRHSFIAALKDIAEVWEIPYADAAGEPLASLAPRAIVLDDVLDDFFFDQPYRHILGASRSGGGQVIDLDQGRKVASLALGGMPHLGSGITWERGGHAVMASPDLGQGRIPVIDMQDWKTVAAIPTNGPGFFLRSHENSRYAWADAMMSPRRDTLQVIDKQTLQVAGSVTPSPGRTAAHVEFTRDGRYALVSLMERDGAIVVYDAATLREVKRIPMDKPIGKYNVFNKTTRSAGTSH, from the coding sequence ATGACACGCCTTGCCCGATGGCTCATGTCCATGGCGCTCGCTTGCGGGATGCAATCCGCGCTCGCGCACGATCCTGCCGCGCTCTATGGCCAGCACTGCGCCACTTGCCACGGCGCCGACCGCCTCGGCGGCCTGGGCCCCGCGCTGCTGCCGGAAAGCCTGGAGCGGCTGCGCCCCAGCGAACTCGACACCGTGCTGCGCGACGGCCGCGCCGCGACGCAGATGCCGGCCTTCGGCGCCACGCTGCCGGCGCCCGAACTGCAGGCCCTGGCGCGCTGGCTGCGCATGGCACCGGCCGCCGCGCCGCAATGGAGCGCCGGCGCGATCCGGGCCAGCCACGTGGTCATGCATGCACCCGGCGCGCTGCCGGCGCGTCCCGTGTTCAGCGCCGATCCGCAGAACCTGTTCGTGGTGGTCGAGGCAGGCAGCCATCACATGACCGTGCTCGACGGCGACAGGCTGGCACCGATCCATCGCTTTGCCACGCGCTTCGCCTTGCACGGCGGCCCGAAGTTCAGCCGCGATGGCCGCTATGTCTACATGGCAAGCCGCGACGGCTGGGTCAGCAAGTACGACCTGTGGAACCTGGCCTATGTCGCCGAGATCCGCGTCGGCATCAACACGCGCAACGTTGCCGTCAGCGACGACGGGCGCTGGGTGCTGGCCGGCAATACGCTGCCGCGCACGCTGGTGCTGCTGCGCGCCGACGACCTGTCGCTGGAGCGGGTGATCGACGTCAAGGGCCTCAGTGGCGACGTTTCGCGGGTATCGGCGGTTTACGACGCGGCGCCTCGCCACAGCTTTATCGCGGCGCTGAAGGACATTGCCGAGGTCTGGGAGATCCCGTATGCCGACGCCGCCGGCGAGCCCCTGGCGTCGCTGGCGCCGCGTGCGATCGTGCTGGACGATGTGCTCGACGACTTCTTCTTCGACCAGCCTTACCGCCATATCCTCGGCGCATCGCGCAGCGGCGGCGGCCAGGTGATCGACCTCGACCAGGGCCGCAAGGTGGCCTCGCTGGCGCTCGGCGGCATGCCCCACCTCGGCAGCGGCATCACGTGGGAACGGGGCGGCCATGCAGTGATGGCGTCGCCCGACCTCGGGCAGGGGCGCATCCCGGTGATCGACATGCAGGACTGGAAAACTGTCGCCGCCATCCCGACCAACGGCCCCGGCTTCTTCCTGCGCAGCCACGAGAACAGCCGCTACGCCTGGGCGGACGCAATGATGAGCCCGCGGCGCGACACGCTGCAGGTGATCGACAAGCAGACCCTGCAAGTCGCCGGCAGCGTCACGCCCAGCCCCGGCCGCACCGCCGCGCATGTTGAATTCACGCGCGACGGGCGCTATGCGCTGGTCAGCCTGATGGAGCGCGACGGCGCGATCGTGGTCTACGACGCCGCCACGCTGCGGGAAGTGAAGCGCATCCCGATGGACAAGCCCATCGGCAAATACAACGTCTTCAACAAGACCACGCGCTCGGCCGGCACCAGTCATTGA
- a CDS encoding siroheme decarboxylase subunit beta has translation MSADAHDTIDLALIRATQAGLPLEPAPFAAVAAMLGLEEAEVIARLAAMQTRGMLRRIGAVPNHYRLGWRANAMTVWDVDDARVDALGERVGALPFVSHCYLRPRRLPHWPYNLFAMVHAHTRADAAPQIARIAALLGDASRAHDVLWSTRILKKTGLRLPPAGAAPQESR, from the coding sequence ATGTCCGCCGACGCCCACGATACCATCGACCTTGCCCTGATCCGCGCCACCCAGGCCGGCCTGCCGCTAGAGCCGGCGCCGTTCGCAGCGGTCGCCGCCATGCTGGGCCTCGAAGAAGCCGAAGTCATCGCCCGGCTGGCGGCGATGCAGACGCGCGGCATGCTCCGCCGCATCGGCGCGGTGCCCAACCACTACCGGCTGGGCTGGCGCGCCAACGCCATGACGGTGTGGGACGTGGACGATGCCCGCGTCGATGCGCTCGGCGAACGCGTCGGTGCGCTGCCCTTCGTCAGCCACTGCTACCTGCGCCCGCGCCGCCTGCCGCACTGGCCCTACAACCTGTTCGCGATGGTCCACGCGCATACGCGCGCCGACGCGGCGCCGCAGATAGCCCGTATCGCGGCACTGCTGGGCGACGCCAGCCGCGCGCATGACGTGCTGTGGTCCACCCGCATCCTGAAGAAAACCGGCCTGCGCCTGCCGCCGGCGGGCGCTGCCCCACAGGAGTCACGCTGA
- a CDS encoding DUF4410 domain-containing protein, with the protein MRNALQTIAKQTKRLTIAALAATAMLGAGCANAGVTGINQVGLMQAVHADVIYVHAFDADAGQVKLDGGLAQKVRMMATGGSSASAQGQTAAEAREQVANEIVRELRGMGLNAVRSDAPAPAGASALIVEGDFRKIDEGSGRRRLLIGLGAGKSEVGADVRISYKPADGAPIPLQSFVASADSGHVPGVAETAGIGAAAGHVAMAAAGGAGVHGATEMTRDSISADATRLGNSIASQVAAASTEEGWLTAAAAR; encoded by the coding sequence ATGCGCAACGCTCTCCAGACCATCGCCAAGCAAACCAAGCGCCTGACCATCGCCGCACTCGCCGCCACCGCCATGCTCGGCGCCGGCTGCGCCAACGCCGGTGTCACCGGCATCAACCAGGTGGGCCTGATGCAGGCCGTGCACGCCGACGTGATCTACGTCCACGCGTTCGACGCCGATGCCGGGCAGGTGAAGCTTGACGGCGGCCTGGCGCAGAAGGTCAGGATGATGGCCACCGGCGGCTCGTCGGCGAGCGCGCAAGGCCAGACCGCCGCCGAAGCGCGCGAGCAGGTCGCCAACGAGATCGTGCGCGAGCTGCGCGGCATGGGCCTGAACGCGGTGCGTTCCGATGCGCCGGCGCCGGCTGGTGCCAGCGCGCTGATCGTCGAGGGCGATTTCCGCAAGATCGATGAAGGCAGCGGCCGCCGCCGCCTGCTGATCGGCCTGGGTGCGGGCAAGAGCGAAGTCGGCGCCGATGTGCGCATCTCGTACAAGCCCGCCGACGGCGCGCCGATCCCGCTGCAGAGCTTTGTGGCCAGCGCTGATTCGGGCCATGTCCCGGGCGTCGCGGAAACCGCCGGCATCGGTGCCGCTGCCGGGCATGTGGCGATGGCGGCAGCCGGTGGCGCCGGCGTGCACGGCGCCACGGAAATGACGCGCGACTCGATCTCCGCCGATGCCACGCGCCTGGGCAATTCGATCGCCAGCCAGGTCGCGGCCGCGAGCACCGAAGAAGGCTGGCTGACTGCCGCGGCGGCTCGCTAA
- a CDS encoding ATP-binding protein gives MLRRLLPRSLLARNILLLVALVAITQACSLTVLMHYVQRPRIERAAIVFADYVRTLDRVVAAMPLDPSGAAATRMGAQAQEPEHAAAKPAADLQHLLRTWQRDVFMEALRRHLPADMPVRWQAGEAEQLWIRMHVGGEPRWIGLPISEDVRAGGIATALALSTALALLAALTGYLIQRHLNRPLQDLARAAQDICAGSTPPPLPTDGPTEIAQVSGAFNQMTQALQQAEQTRALMLAGVSHDIRTPLTKLRLAMAMSIPRGADDAFVASAEGYLDHIETILQQFMDYAGSGEKEQPQPGDVNALVSQLAADFAGLGHEFELSLAQLPPVPYRPVSLMRLLMNLMQNAVVYGKSGFSVRTWRDAACAYVAVGDRGTGIAAHELEQLKAPFSRGANARGHAGGTGLGLAIVERIARLHGGSLQFRPRDGGGLEAVVALPLQAPAA, from the coding sequence ATGCTCAGGCGCCTGCTGCCGCGCTCGCTGCTGGCGCGCAATATCCTGCTGCTGGTAGCGCTGGTGGCCATCACCCAGGCGTGCTCGCTGACGGTGCTGATGCATTACGTGCAGCGCCCGCGCATCGAGCGCGCCGCCATCGTCTTTGCCGACTACGTGCGCACGCTCGACCGCGTGGTGGCGGCAATGCCGCTTGACCCCAGCGGAGCCGCGGCCACGCGCATGGGCGCGCAGGCGCAAGAGCCCGAGCACGCCGCGGCGAAACCCGCGGCCGATCTGCAGCACCTGCTGCGCACCTGGCAACGCGATGTCTTCATGGAGGCGTTGCGGCGCCACCTGCCCGCCGACATGCCGGTGCGATGGCAGGCCGGCGAGGCCGAGCAACTCTGGATCCGCATGCATGTGGGCGGCGAGCCTCGCTGGATCGGCCTGCCCATCAGCGAGGACGTGCGCGCCGGCGGCATCGCCACGGCGCTGGCGCTGTCGACCGCGCTGGCGCTGCTGGCGGCCTTGACCGGCTACCTGATCCAGCGCCACCTGAACCGGCCGCTGCAGGACCTTGCGCGTGCCGCGCAGGACATCTGCGCGGGCTCGACGCCGCCGCCGCTGCCGACCGACGGTCCGACCGAGATCGCCCAGGTCAGCGGCGCCTTCAACCAGATGACGCAGGCGTTGCAGCAGGCCGAGCAGACGCGGGCACTGATGCTGGCGGGAGTCTCGCATGACATCCGCACGCCGCTGACCAAGCTGCGCCTGGCGATGGCCATGTCGATCCCGCGCGGCGCCGACGACGCCTTCGTGGCCTCGGCCGAGGGCTACCTGGACCACATCGAGACGATCCTGCAGCAGTTCATGGACTACGCCGGCAGCGGCGAGAAAGAGCAGCCGCAGCCCGGCGACGTCAACGCGCTGGTGTCACAGCTCGCCGCCGACTTCGCCGGCCTGGGCCATGAGTTCGAGCTGTCGCTGGCGCAATTGCCGCCGGTTCCCTATCGCCCGGTCAGCCTGATGCGGCTGCTGATGAACCTGATGCAGAACGCTGTCGTCTACGGCAAGTCTGGCTTCAGCGTGCGCACGTGGCGCGATGCCGCGTGTGCCTACGTGGCGGTCGGCGATCGCGGCACCGGTATCGCCGCGCACGAGCTGGAGCAGCTCAAGGCGCCCTTCAGCCGCGGCGCCAACGCGCGCGGCCACGCGGGCGGCACCGGGCTCGGGCTGGCCATCGTCGAGCGCATTGCGCGGCTGCACGGCGGCTCGCTGCAGTTCCGCCCGCGCGATGGCGGCGGGCTCGAAGCGGTGGTGGCGCTGCCGCTGCAGGCACCGGCGGCGTAG
- a CDS encoding sterol desaturase family protein has protein sequence MHNLGRFTLYVTAFIVAVSLVEAFVLARKANRQGKAYPWHEVTLSLADLVGRKLLALLPLSLAAPVFAFAWQHRLFTVEINSALAVLLLFLGQEFCYYWYHRASHRIRFFWATHAVHHSPNELTLGTAYRLGWTGKITGTAIFFAPLVFLGVRPEVVLATVSLNLLYQFWLHTTWIPKLGWLEYVFNTPSAHRVHHASNIDYLDANYGGVLIIFDRLFGTYVEERAAEPCRYGLVHPTTTHNPLVNQFEHWIGLGKDMLNAGSLLKAIGYLVMPPGWTPDGSGQTTESLRLQAQAERAVAIEVR, from the coding sequence ATGCACAATCTCGGCAGATTCACCCTCTACGTCACGGCGTTTATCGTGGCAGTCTCTCTGGTCGAAGCCTTCGTCCTGGCACGCAAGGCGAATCGCCAGGGCAAGGCCTACCCCTGGCATGAAGTCACCCTGTCGCTGGCCGACCTGGTTGGCCGCAAGCTGCTGGCGCTGCTGCCCCTGTCGCTGGCCGCCCCCGTGTTTGCGTTTGCCTGGCAGCACCGCCTCTTCACGGTCGAGATCAACAGCGCGCTCGCAGTGCTGCTGCTCTTCCTCGGACAAGAGTTCTGCTACTACTGGTACCACCGCGCCTCGCACCGCATCCGCTTCTTCTGGGCGACGCACGCGGTCCACCACTCGCCGAACGAACTGACGCTGGGCACCGCCTATCGCCTCGGCTGGACCGGCAAGATCACCGGCACCGCCATCTTCTTCGCGCCGCTGGTCTTCCTGGGCGTTCGTCCTGAAGTGGTACTGGCCACGGTGAGCCTGAACCTGCTGTACCAGTTCTGGCTGCACACCACCTGGATTCCCAAGCTGGGCTGGCTCGAGTACGTGTTCAACACCCCGTCGGCGCACCGCGTGCACCATGCCTCGAACATCGACTACCTCGATGCCAACTACGGCGGCGTGCTGATCATCTTCGACCGCCTGTTCGGCACCTATGTGGAAGAGCGTGCAGCAGAGCCCTGCCGCTACGGCCTGGTCCACCCGACCACCACGCATAACCCGCTGGTCAACCAGTTCGAGCACTGGATCGGCCTGGGCAAGGACATGCTCAACGCTGGCAGCCTGCTGAAAGCGATTGGCTATCTGGTGATGCCCCCCGGATGGACCCCGGATGGGTCGGGCCAGACCACGGAGAGCCTGCGGCTGCAGGCGCAGGCTGAGCGGGCGGTGGCAATAGAAGTCAGGTAA
- a CDS encoding siroheme decarboxylase subunit beta, whose translation MFDEFTLYDTLQHDFPLQPRPYQALAQGLGLCEHTLLSLLARDLGAGRISRVGAVFAPNVIGVSTLAALSVPTAQLDRVAARVSTCASVSHNYARSGHAYNLWFVAGARERGTLDRTLAAIADMAGQVPLDLPMAREYHIDLGFALGTGNRRQRRVAAPVLPVTLDADDWRLVAALEAGLPLTPRPFHDLALRTRLPMPRVLERIAQWSAQGVIRRLGVVLRHGRFGYRHNAMCVWDVPDARVDAIGLRLARQPRVTLCYRRERRLPAWPFNLFAMIHARDAHDLRPALDDIRATVGMDQTPGAVLVGTRCYKQRGTRYATQEAARA comes from the coding sequence ATGTTCGACGAATTCACCCTGTACGACACGCTGCAGCACGACTTTCCGCTGCAGCCTCGCCCCTACCAGGCGCTCGCGCAAGGGCTGGGCCTGTGCGAGCACACGCTGCTGTCGCTGCTGGCGCGCGATCTGGGCGCGGGCCGGATCAGCCGCGTCGGCGCCGTGTTCGCGCCCAATGTGATCGGCGTCAGCACGCTGGCCGCGCTGAGCGTGCCGACAGCGCAGCTGGATCGCGTGGCCGCGCGCGTCAGCACCTGCGCGTCGGTCAGCCACAACTACGCGCGCAGCGGCCACGCCTACAATCTGTGGTTTGTCGCGGGCGCGCGCGAGCGCGGCACGCTGGATCGCACGCTGGCGGCGATTGCCGACATGGCGGGGCAGGTGCCACTGGACCTGCCGATGGCACGCGAGTACCACATCGACCTGGGTTTTGCGCTCGGTACTGGCAATCGCCGCCAGCGCCGAGTCGCGGCCCCCGTGCTGCCTGTCACGCTGGATGCGGATGACTGGCGCCTGGTGGCGGCGCTCGAGGCGGGCCTGCCGCTGACGCCGCGCCCGTTCCATGATCTGGCGCTGCGCACGCGGCTGCCGATGCCGCGGGTGCTGGAGCGGATTGCGCAATGGTCGGCGCAGGGCGTGATCCGGCGGCTCGGCGTAGTGCTGCGCCACGGCCGCTTCGGCTACCGCCACAACGCCATGTGCGTATGGGACGTGCCGGACGCCCGCGTCGACGCGATCGGCCTGCGCCTGGCACGCCAGCCGCGCGTGACGCTGTGCTACCGGCGCGAGCGGCGCCTGCCGGCGTGGCCCTTCAACCTGTTCGCGATGATCCATGCGCGCGATGCGCACGACCTGCGGCCGGCACTCGACGACATCCGCGCCACCGTGGGGATGGACCAGACCCCCGGCGCGGTGCTGGTCGGCACCCGTTGCTACAAGCAGCGCGGCACGCGCTACGCCACGCAGGAGGCGGCGCGAGCATGA
- a CDS encoding Lrp/AsnC family transcriptional regulator, whose product MTADASGAVLPDSFDTIDTIVATDRRIINALQRGLPLVPRPYAEAAASLGIAEDELLARLRRLLDHGVLTRFGPLYQIERAGGRFVLCACHAPEQRLDAVAAAINAFPEVAHHYQRTHHLNLWFVLAVARAEDVAPALARIAAAAGVEILPFPKEREFFVNLYLPA is encoded by the coding sequence ATGACAGCCGATGCCTCCGGTGCCGTGCTTCCCGACTCCTTCGACACCATCGACACCATCGTCGCCACCGACCGCCGCATCATCAACGCGCTGCAGCGGGGCCTGCCGCTGGTGCCCCGGCCTTATGCCGAGGCAGCCGCCTCGCTTGGCATCGCGGAGGACGAACTGCTGGCGCGGCTGCGCCGGCTGCTCGACCACGGCGTGCTGACGCGCTTCGGCCCGCTCTACCAGATCGAGCGGGCGGGCGGCCGCTTTGTGCTGTGCGCCTGCCACGCGCCGGAACAGCGGCTCGACGCCGTGGCCGCCGCGATCAACGCCTTCCCGGAGGTCGCGCACCACTACCAGCGCACCCACCACCTGAACCTGTGGTTCGTGCTGGCGGTCGCGCGGGCCGAGGACGTGGCCCCGGCGCTCGCGCGCATCGCCGCCGCGGCAGGCGTCGAGATCCTGCCGTTTCCCAAGGAGCGCGAATTCTTCGTCAACCTCTACCTTCCCGCATGA
- a CDS encoding potassium channel family protein, with the protein MLIKALTAFLLMALCVSIHAIGILAAFHWLKWRIPSGPRYFWRATHALISLAACTILLHLLQITAWGLFYYWRAGMPDLHTALYFSAVTYTTTGYGDVVLPQEWRLVGSVEALTGILMCGLSTGLYFAFFSRLVSKVLRDRKDEGPAQGGAA; encoded by the coding sequence ATGCTGATCAAGGCTCTCACCGCATTCCTATTGATGGCGCTTTGTGTATCGATCCACGCGATCGGCATCCTGGCGGCGTTTCACTGGCTCAAGTGGCGGATCCCGTCGGGGCCGCGCTACTTCTGGCGCGCCACGCATGCGCTGATCAGCCTGGCGGCGTGCACGATCCTGCTGCACCTGCTGCAGATCACGGCATGGGGCCTGTTCTACTACTGGCGCGCGGGGATGCCCGACCTGCATACGGCCCTGTACTTCAGCGCCGTGACCTACACCACCACGGGCTATGGCGACGTGGTGCTGCCGCAGGAATGGCGCCTGGTGGGCAGCGTGGAAGCGCTGACCGGCATCCTGATGTGCGGCCTGTCGACCGGCTTGTATTTCGCGTTCTTTTCCAGGCTGGTGAGCAAGGTGCTGCGCGACCGGAAAGACGAAGGCCCCGCGCAAGGCGGGGCCGCATAG
- a CDS encoding response regulator, with translation MEQVNRIVVLDDEAELRNMLQRFLTGHGFRVRAVADGKQLDKYLQREPHDLLVLDLMMEPEDGLTICKRLRAEGHTLPILMLTAKGDPMDRVAGLETGADDYLAKPFVPDELVARIRALLRRQKMSAGDPTVTTQRLRFGDFTFDVGKQTLLRGGEPVEVHSAQMLLLHALGSSPNRAVSRENLLARARGRDHDALDRSIDVQILRLRQIVEDDPSKPRFIKTVWGVGYMLVAGVDS, from the coding sequence ATGGAACAGGTGAACAGGATTGTCGTGCTCGACGACGAAGCCGAGCTGCGCAACATGCTGCAGCGCTTCCTGACCGGGCACGGCTTCCGCGTGCGCGCGGTGGCCGACGGCAAGCAGCTGGACAAGTACCTGCAGCGCGAGCCGCACGACCTGCTGGTGCTCGACCTGATGATGGAGCCCGAGGACGGCCTCACCATCTGCAAGCGCCTTCGGGCAGAGGGCCACACGCTGCCGATCCTGATGCTGACGGCCAAGGGCGACCCGATGGACCGCGTGGCGGGGCTGGAAACCGGCGCCGACGACTACCTCGCCAAGCCCTTCGTACCCGACGAGCTGGTGGCGCGCATCCGCGCGCTGCTGCGCCGGCAGAAGATGTCGGCCGGCGATCCCACCGTGACCACGCAGAGGCTGCGCTTCGGCGACTTCACCTTCGATGTCGGCAAGCAGACGCTGCTGCGCGGCGGCGAGCCGGTAGAAGTGCATTCGGCGCAGATGCTGCTGCTGCACGCGCTGGGATCGTCGCCGAACCGCGCGGTCAGCCGCGAGAACCTGCTGGCGCGGGCGCGCGGGCGCGACCATGATGCGCTCGACCGCAGCATCGACGTGCAGATCCTGCGGCTGCGCCAGATCGTCGAAGACGACCCGTCCAAGCCGCGCTTTATCAAGACCGTGTGGGGGGTCGGCTACATGCTGGTCGCCGGCGTGGATTCGTGA
- the nirJ gene encoding heme d1 biosynthesis radical SAM protein NirJ encodes MFRLSRFMEALRDAGPVPPARKAAGPVVIWNLIRRCNLNCRHCYATSADTDFKGELDTAEALRVLAQLRDARVPALILSGGEPLLRPDLYDIAAHARALGFHLSLSSNGTLLDAGHAARLAAAGFDYVGVSLDGLPATHDRFRRSDGAFAQALAGLRVARAAGLRVGVRMTLTEANAAQLPDMVALAEREGIGKFYLSHFNYAGRARSHRAEDARHARTRAALDWLFDHVWQRTRAGHAGDFVTGNNDADGVYLLHWIAQRFPHRVADMRQRLEQWGGNPTGVGVANIDNLGNVHPDTMWWHVTLGNVRERPFGEIWASRADPLMAGLASRPRPLQGRCADCAHRAICNGNTRVRALALTGNAWAEDPGCYLSGTEIATSPQAEVAA; translated from the coding sequence ATGTTCCGCCTGTCCCGTTTCATGGAAGCCCTGCGCGATGCCGGGCCGGTGCCGCCTGCCCGCAAGGCCGCCGGGCCGGTCGTGATCTGGAACCTGATCCGCCGCTGCAACCTCAACTGCCGCCATTGCTACGCCACCTCGGCCGATACCGACTTCAAGGGCGAGCTGGATACCGCCGAGGCGCTGCGCGTGCTGGCGCAATTGCGCGATGCGCGCGTGCCCGCGTTGATCCTGTCCGGTGGCGAGCCGCTGCTGCGGCCGGACCTGTATGACATTGCCGCGCATGCGCGCGCGCTCGGCTTCCACCTGTCGCTGTCGTCCAACGGCACGCTGCTCGATGCCGGCCACGCTGCACGGCTGGCCGCGGCGGGCTTCGACTATGTCGGCGTCAGCCTGGACGGGCTGCCAGCCACGCACGACCGCTTCCGCCGCAGCGACGGCGCCTTCGCGCAGGCGCTGGCGGGCCTGCGCGTGGCGCGCGCCGCCGGCCTGCGCGTCGGCGTGCGCATGACGCTGACCGAGGCCAACGCCGCGCAACTGCCCGACATGGTCGCGCTGGCCGAACGCGAAGGCATCGGCAAGTTTTACCTGTCCCACTTCAACTACGCGGGCCGCGCGCGCAGCCATCGCGCCGAGGACGCGCGGCATGCGCGCACGCGCGCCGCGCTGGACTGGCTGTTCGACCATGTCTGGCAGCGCACGCGCGCGGGCCATGCCGGCGACTTCGTCACCGGCAACAACGATGCCGACGGGGTCTACCTGCTGCACTGGATCGCGCAGCGCTTCCCGCACCGCGTCGCCGACATGCGCCAGCGGCTGGAACAGTGGGGCGGCAATCCGACCGGCGTGGGTGTCGCCAATATCGACAACCTCGGCAATGTGCATCCCGACACGATGTGGTGGCATGTCACGCTGGGCAACGTGCGCGAACGGCCTTTTGGCGAGATCTGGGCAAGCCGCGCCGATCCGCTGATGGCGGGGCTGGCCAGCCGGCCGCGCCCGTTGCAGGGACGCTGCGCTGACTGCGCGCACCGTGCCATCTGCAACGGCAATACGCGAGTGCGCGCGCTCGCACTGACCGGCAACGCGTGGGCGGAAGATCCGGGCTGCTACCTCAGCGGCACCGAAATCGCCACCTCGCCCCAAGCGGAGGTGGCGGCATGA
- the cobA gene encoding uroporphyrinogen-III C-methyltransferase — MNSPLKPGKVWLVGAGPGSPDLVTVRAVRALGSADVWLVDDLVSPEMSCYARPGTHVEWVGKRGGRCSVTQARIQQLTLQHALAGRTVARVKGGDPLLFGRGGEEAAFLRAHGVPVEVVNGISSGVAAAQALGIALTHRAHCHGVTFVTGHTSEHGSPDWDALVRGGTTLVIYMGMSRLAAIRDGLLAAGMRAGMPAAVVMHAGATEERSWTGTVQTLADALTAGLASPAVVLVGGVVAEAMPPAMALSFVAPLE; from the coding sequence ATGAACTCTCCCCTCAAGCCCGGCAAGGTCTGGCTGGTCGGCGCCGGCCCCGGCAGCCCCGACCTGGTCACGGTACGCGCGGTGCGCGCGCTCGGCTCCGCCGACGTATGGCTGGTCGATGACCTGGTCTCGCCGGAGATGTCCTGCTATGCCCGGCCCGGCACGCATGTCGAGTGGGTCGGCAAGCGTGGCGGCCGCTGCTCGGTCACCCAGGCGCGCATCCAGCAGCTGACGCTGCAGCATGCGCTGGCCGGCCGCACCGTGGCGCGCGTCAAGGGCGGCGATCCGCTGCTGTTCGGCCGCGGCGGCGAAGAAGCCGCCTTCCTGCGCGCGCACGGCGTGCCGGTGGAAGTGGTCAACGGCATCAGCAGCGGCGTGGCGGCGGCGCAGGCGCTGGGCATCGCGCTGACCCACCGCGCCCACTGCCACGGCGTGACCTTCGTCACCGGGCACACCAGCGAACACGGCTCGCCGGACTGGGACGCGCTGGTGCGCGGCGGCACCACGCTGGTCATCTACATGGGCATGAGCCGGCTCGCGGCGATACGCGACGGGCTGCTGGCGGCCGGCATGCGCGCGGGCATGCCGGCGGCGGTGGTGATGCATGCCGGCGCCACGGAAGAGCGTTCGTGGACCGGCACGGTGCAAACGCTGGCCGATGCATTGACTGCCGGGCTAGCCAGCCCGGCGGTGGTGCTGGTGGGCGGCGTGGTGGCAGAGGCGATGCCGCCGGCGATGGCGCTCTCCTTCGTCGCGCCGCTGGAGTAG